ATAAGTAGCGTTGATGCTCTCAGAAGCCCATCTCTCTTCTTCAGCTACGTCCGGCTCACGGTTGATGTAAACAACCGGGATCCCAGCGTCTTTACACATATCGGTAACCTGCGGTGCGGAGGAAGCCTGTACCAGGTTCAGGATCATTACGTCAACGCCGGAAGCGATGAAGTTCTGGATCTGGTTGGTCTGCTCAGCCTGATCGCCCTTACCATCCTGGATGGTGATATTCTCTTTCTTGAAGCCAAGGTCCTCTACTAAGTATCTCTCTAACTCGGTGCGGTACAGAGTCATGAAGTTATCATCGAACTTGTAAATGCTGATGCCAACCTTCTTGTCTGCCATATCTGCGCCGGCTGCCTCAGCTACTGCTGCTGCAGTGGTCTCTGCCTCTTTTGCTGCCTCGGTTGCTGCTTCTGTAGCAGCGGTTGTAGCTGCCTCAGTTGCTGCTGCGGTGGTCTCTGCCGGTTTGCTGCCGCCGCATGCGGTCATGGACAGAATCATGCAGGATGCAAGTGCCATAGCGGTTACTTTTCTTGTTAATCTCATGTTGTGAATCCTCCCTTTTCTATGAGCTTGTATTTTTGTCGGTTTTTGTTCACTTTGCCTTACCGACAAGTACATTATACAGGCGGATTATGCATTTTACCATAAGATTTTCTTTTATCATTTATGAAATTTTTTCGATTTTGTCAATTATTGACTATTTTTTTACAACAGTGTGCTGGCTGCACCAATAATATTTCCCATTTTGGAGCGGGATATCAGTCTCCACCGGCTGCTTTCTGGCTTTCGCCGCAGCAATATCCAGGATAGCAGCCGCATACCGCTCCTTGTCAGAGGAGACGGTGCCTAAAAGCTTGCCGGACCGGATGGCTTCCATGCCCGGGGTCGTGGCATCGATGCCGATCACATTGATCTTCTGAACGCCCGTTCGGTCCAGGGCATCGATAGCGCCCAGGGCCATGTCATCATTGTTGCTGACCACCAGCTCGATCCTGCCGGGATACTGTTCCAGCCACTGCTCCATCAGCGCGGATGCCTGGCTTCGCTCCCAGTTGGCGATGCCTCCGGTGATCTTCTCGATGGGCACCCCGCCGTCTTTTAAGGTCTGGATGGACCATTCCGTGCGGATCAGGGAATCCTGGTGGCTGCTCTCCCCCTCCAGGAGTACATAGCTGACCATACCGTCCCCGTTGAGATCGATGGCATCGGGGTTCTCCCGGTACAGATCTACGATAATGCCTCCCTGTAAAATGGCAGTCTCCCTGGCGTCCACCCCTACATAATAGAGCTGGTCCCACCGGTCCATATCCTCCTCTACCGGCTGCCGGTTAAAAAACACCACCGGGACCCCGGCAGTCATGGCCTTGTCGATCATCACTGAGGCGTCGGTCCTGTCCACCGGATTGATGCACAGCACATCGCAGCCCAGGGAAATAAACCGCTCCACCTGGTTGTTCTGGGTGTTCTGGCTTCCCTTGGCATCCTGGATATCCAGCGTTACCTTGATGCCGGTCTCCTGCTCATACTCCTTCGCCCTGGCCTCCAGCTCCCCGCGGATATTGTTGATAAACGTGTCATCCCCACGGTACAGGCTCATACCGATGCGGATGGAGGTTTTCTCTGCCGGCTCCTCCTTCCTGACACAGCCGGCAGCCGGAAGGATAACTCCTGTCAAAAGCACAAAGCAGGCAAAAACAACTGCCATACGCTTTTTTTTATTGTTTTGTCCCTTCTTTCCTTTCATCTCACGGTTCCTCCTGTCATTCAATGGGGTAGAGCATCTTCTCATACTGTTCTTTCCTCAAATCGGCCTTCTCAATATAATAGCTGTCCAGCACGGTCTGTTCCTCCCAGATCTGGTTCGTGACAGCCTCCACAGCCCGCTTTACGCTTAGATATCCGGCGCTGAAATCATCTGTCACACAGATGCCGGAGATCACTCCCCTGTCCAGATAGTTCAGGATCGGAATTGTAGTTCCTCGTCCATACAGGCCCAGCACATAACTGCTGTACACCGTACTGTCCGCCAAAATAGCGGCGGTCTCTGCAAGGCTTCCCTGGTCTAAGGCGACCACCACCACGGTCCGGCTTCCCGGATAGACCAGCTCCTCCACTGCTTTCCGGAAGGTTCCTTCTCCCTGTCGCTGAAACAGCGTCGTCTGAAACCCGGCTTCTGAAAGAGTGGTCTGCACGCCATCCCCGAACCGTCTTGTGACAGTATTCTCCCTGGCTCCGGCAAACAGGTAGACCGGGACTTCAGAGGCGTATTTATTTATGACCTGCTGCGCCAGCTTCTGTCCCATCTCATAATAGTCCGTAGTCACCACCGCGGATATCTTGTCCAGGGGCAGCTCCGAGTTCACCAGCACCAGCGGGACCGTCACCCTTTTTTCCACAAGCACATCTTCGACGGCCGTTTCCTCCACCGGAGCCACTATGAGGGCTCTGGCGCCGTCCTGCTGCTCCCTTGCCATCATCTCAAGCTGCTGGTCCTGGTTATTCTCCTCATAGAGTGTGATGAAACTCACATCCGCATTCAGCTCAATGGCCGCCCGGTCCATGCCTTTCCGGAAGTTCACGTAGTGGTCGTCACTGGTGTCGTCTATGACAACAGACAGGGGATACACCTCTGTTTTCCGCTCCTTGATGATCAGGTCTGTGGAGGAAAGCAGAAATAAAAGCACCAGCACCGCGCCGTAAAATACCCACCATAGCTTCTCTTTTCTGGTAATCATGCTTTCTCCCTCTCCAATATCTCCTGATAGGACACCGCAGGAAGATGAATCCGTATGGTCGTCCCCTCATCCGGTTCCGATTCAATCGTCAGTCCATAATGTTCCCCAAAATAGAGCCGGATCCGCTCGTTTACATTCTTGACCCCGATACCGGAGCCGCGCCTTGAGGATACATGGGCGTTCTCAGTCAGCAGGCTGTCCACCTGCTCCTTTGTCATGCCCAGCCCGTTATCCCGGACTGTGAACCACAGGTCCCCGTTTTCCAGGTAGGCGTGGACCTCGATCTCCCCGTCCCCGTCCATGAACTCCATGCCATGGTAGATGGCATTCTCCACCAGAGGCTGGAGCATCAGCTTTAAGCTGGCAAGGTTCATGGTGTCCGGTTCGGAATCGATCTTGTAGGAGAATTTATTTTTAAACCGCATCTGCTGGATCATTAAGTAATTGCGCACATGCTCAAGCTCATCCCGGACCGGAATGATGCTCTTGCCCTTGCTTAAGCTGATGCGGAAGAACCGGGCCAGCGCCGTGACCACCTTCACCGCCTCGTTTTTCTGCTCGTTTTCGATCATCCAGACGATGATATCCAGGGTATTGTAGAGGAAGTGCGGATTGATCTGGGACTGGAGCGTGTCAAACTCACTCTTTCTCTTGGACTCATGCTCCGCCACAATGTCCTCCATCAGCACCTGGATCCGCCTTGCCATGTCGCCGATGGAACGGCCCAGATGCCGGATCTCATAGGAGCCGCCCATATAGACCTCCGTATCCAACTCGCCGGCCTCCAGCGCATTGACCGATTTCTCCAGCTCCTGGATCGGAGTTGTGATCCTGGAGGAGATATAAGCATTGATCACCACCAAAATGAACAGGAAAAAGGCGATGATGAACACCATAAAAAGCTTGGTCTTTAAATTGTTTAGGGAAAATCCTTTTTCCGGCGTCACGCCTATGATCTTCCAACCTGTATAGCCCACGCTTTTCACGGTGATATCCCGTTTTTCCCCCTGGTAGACCTCCCGGTAATTGCCGTCCCGGTAGGATGCTGCCACATCGATATTCTCTTCCACCTGGCCTGCGTCGATCAGCTGCATCTGCGGATGGTAGATCAAATCTCCGCCGCTGCTGATCATATACAGATAACCGCCGTTTCCCAGGTTTATATTGTCCAAAAGCTGCTGCAGGCTACCGTAGCTGATATCCAGGAGCAGCACACCCTGGTCCGTGGAGGTGCCCTGGGTGATCTCCACTGCCCGCGACAGGGTGATGACCCACCGGTACTGGTTTTCATTGGTGTCGAATATGTACTGGACATGAGGCGTGGAAAAATGCAGGTTATCCGTTC
This portion of the Clostridium sp. AN503 genome encodes:
- a CDS encoding galactose ABC transporter substrate-binding protein, translating into MKGKKGQNNKKKRMAVVFACFVLLTGVILPAAGCVRKEEPAEKTSIRIGMSLYRGDDTFINNIRGELEARAKEYEQETGIKVTLDIQDAKGSQNTQNNQVERFISLGCDVLCINPVDRTDASVMIDKAMTAGVPVVFFNRQPVEEDMDRWDQLYYVGVDARETAILQGGIIVDLYRENPDAIDLNGDGMVSYVLLEGESSHQDSLIRTEWSIQTLKDGGVPIEKITGGIANWERSQASALMEQWLEQYPGRIELVVSNNDDMALGAIDALDRTGVQKINVIGIDATTPGMEAIRSGKLLGTVSSDKERYAAAILDIAAAKARKQPVETDIPLQNGKYYWCSQHTVVKK
- a CDS encoding sensor histidine kinase; its protein translation is MAKPKKNGFFQNMSIRYTIYIYFTVSALVAIMLIGVSLYGRLSSQLTATIQEENQAMISQVNRSVDSYLRTIMKLSDSLYYGVVKNADLSAEPVTNEFTLLYDNNKDYISNIALLSKEGELLEAVPAARLKTGFDVTGEEWFNNTLKRTDNLHFSTPHVQYIFDTNENQYRWVITLSRAVEITQGTSTDQGVLLLDISYGSLQQLLDNINLGNGGYLYMISSGGDLIYHPQMQLIDAGQVEENIDVAASYRDGNYREVYQGEKRDITVKSVGYTGWKIIGVTPEKGFSLNNLKTKLFMVFIIAFFLFILVVINAYISSRITTPIQELEKSVNALEAGELDTEVYMGGSYEIRHLGRSIGDMARRIQVLMEDIVAEHESKRKSEFDTLQSQINPHFLYNTLDIIVWMIENEQKNEAVKVVTALARFFRISLSKGKSIIPVRDELEHVRNYLMIQQMRFKNKFSYKIDSEPDTMNLASLKLMLQPLVENAIYHGMEFMDGDGEIEVHAYLENGDLWFTVRDNGLGMTKEQVDSLLTENAHVSSRRGSGIGVKNVNERIRLYFGEHYGLTIESEPDEGTTIRIHLPAVSYQEILEREKA
- a CDS encoding substrate-binding domain-containing protein, whose product is MITRKEKLWWVFYGAVLVLLFLLSSTDLIIKERKTEVYPLSVVIDDTSDDHYVNFRKGMDRAAIELNADVSFITLYEENNQDQQLEMMAREQQDGARALIVAPVEETAVEDVLVEKRVTVPLVLVNSELPLDKISAVVTTDYYEMGQKLAQQVINKYASEVPVYLFAGARENTVTRRFGDGVQTTLSEAGFQTTLFQRQGEGTFRKAVEELVYPGSRTVVVVALDQGSLAETAAILADSTVYSSYVLGLYGRGTTIPILNYLDRGVISGICVTDDFSAGYLSVKRAVEAVTNQIWEEQTVLDSYYIEKADLRKEQYEKMLYPIE